The DNA sequence ATGTTGTCATTTTTGTAATATGGGAACTCATTATTCTAGCGTTCTTGGTCTTTTCGGCAGTGTCTTTATATTTTCGACATATGCAATTGGCTTCTATTTTAGTGTGCATTACGATGCTGTTACTTATATGCATGAAAGTTACCAAGCAAGTGAGATTGgctaggaagaagaaaagaaggatgCTTCTTCCATTGTCGATGTGAAAAGGTAACAACAGTGCAGAGACATACAAA is a window from the Cucurbita pepo subsp. pepo cultivar mu-cu-16 chromosome LG07, ASM280686v2, whole genome shotgun sequence genome containing:
- the LOC111798046 gene encoding uncharacterized protein LOC111798046; translation: MITRSNLVEQLREYQIRSKHEWASVSLFSSASNITSSRVDVVIFVIWELIILAFLVFSAVSLYFRHMQLASILVCITMLLLICMKVTKQVRLARKKKRRMLLPLSM